A stretch of DNA from Maridesulfovibrio sp.:
CAACGCGGACCTTCAAGGAACTGTCCACGGGCTTGAGTTTTCCGGGATCAAAAATCTGCTCCGCTGAAACATCCGCCTGTGCAACAGCAGACAGGAGAATTGAAAGAGCCGCGAACATACATATTATCCATTTTTTTTTCATTTCCCGATGACCTTCTTCAACTTATCAAGAAAAGTTTCCATACCGCCCATACGCCCTTCATGAGAAAATACGGTTCGCAACTCTGCCCCATCTTTTTCAACCAGATAGAAGCACGGCGTTCCCGGACCGCCAACATCGGCATGTATCTTCAACTCCGGGTCGGGGAACAGAGGAAACTGCACCGCATACTTATCCCGGAAAAAATCAGTTTCGAACTGCGAATTTCCTACTCCGACACCGATCATGACAATTTTACCGGATTTTCCGGCCTTAAGAAGCTTTGTGTAAAGAAGGTTAGTCTCCGGCGCTTCCTTCTGACAATGCGGACAATACATGCTGAAAATCTCAACCAGCACATAACCTGCGTCAATGTCCGAAATTTTCCAGGGCCCGTCACCCTTCAGGCCGAGATACCTGCGCTGACCGTCTGTCAAATCACCATTGAGTTCCGCATCGGGAAAATTTGCCCCCGGATCAAGATGTCCGGCATAGGCCGCACCGGCCATGGCAAGAAG
This window harbors:
- a CDS encoding TlpA disulfide reductase family protein; protein product: MLLRIKFLILLLLAMAGAAYAGHLDPGANFPDAELNGDLTDGQRRYLGLKGDGPWKISDIDAGYVLVEIFSMYCPHCQKEAPETNLLYTKLLKAGKSGKIVMIGVGVGNSQFETDFFRDKYAVQFPLFPDPELKIHADVGGPGTPCFYLVEKDGAELRTVFSHEGRMGGMETFLDKLKKVIGK